Sequence from the Clostridia bacterium genome:
CGATCTGATTATGCAGTTTATCGTAATCTCCCGGCGTTTTATTGCGAAGCAGTTCGGTGAGTTCGCATATCGGATCGAATATCGGTACCAGCGCCAGATTGCCGACGGCGCCCTTCAGCTTGTGGGCGACATTAAAAGCGCGGTCGAGATCCCCATCCTTCAGCGCTTCGCCGAGCATGTCCGTCCGGAGCTCGTCAACGCACATTCCGACGAGCCGCAGATAAAGCGCTTCGTTGTT
This genomic interval carries:
- a CDS encoding Hpt domain-containing protein, which codes for MLTIEKLKDFGAEVEKALPRCGNNEALYLRLVGMCVDELRTDMLGEALKDGDLDRAFNVAHKLKGAVGNLALVPIFDPICELTELLRNKTPGDYDKLHNQIVLKTNELTELVK